In the genome of Palaemon carinicauda isolate YSFRI2023 chromosome 15, ASM3689809v2, whole genome shotgun sequence, one region contains:
- the LOC137654791 gene encoding uncharacterized protein, which translates to MASRLFPGSTTAAVSPDLAAPLIEEVRATISVEDEPLVPMDMAGLDIDVEPRDEQVSGAELVETLFSPTPSPTSSFLGFDNSKASPRDPSASVRPKVKPLRTYKTSALPVSTSPVPGPSTAPDIHIAPRKTTTPKKSKSTKSKKKPTGDFQVPWADLLPIQLIKGLVRDQVQHHSGAITEIKDMMATLIRAGTQFPPPSAPDASKLPPFDKNNPWRFALHAPFVDGSLTLEGMGTRPLEDLEFYPPGLAFPFNGFVRLKEHALVRMDKVPKETVIFPKEQAQAIWARTLSEWGCINSKLTPHKGSYTIFTTAASISLPLIDKVTELTIQAIKEGSSMPALKETDPTSLLIPGSSAAWDAAASTFTVGKLDPDCASTLFSEKLPRLIESLLKTEFETRTRLARSLQSITSMESLASLYPEETLFRVATKNQITSSG; encoded by the coding sequence atggcctcccgtctcttcccaggctcgactactgctgcagtctcccctgaccttgctgcccctttaattgaagaagtcagggctaccatttccgtggaggacgaacccctcgtaccgatggacatggcgggtctggatatagacgtagaacccagggacgagcaggtaagtggtgccgagttggtggaaacccttttctctcctactccctctcctacctcttcctttctaggttttgataactctaaggcttctcctcgggatccctctgcctccgtacgacccaaggtgaagccacttcgaacttataagacttcagctttgccagtatcaacgtcaccggtccccggaccctcgacagctcctgatattcatattgctcctcgtaaaaccactactcctaagaagtctaagtctaccaaatccaagaaaaaaccaacgggtgactttcaggtaccctgggctgatctcctccccatccaactgatcaaaggattggtcagggatcaagttcaacatcactctggtgcaataacagagattaaggatatgatggctactctgatccgcgctggaactcagtttcctcccccttctgccccagacgcatcgaagctgccgcccttcgataaaaacaatccttggcggtttgctttgcatgctccattcgtagatggctccctaactctggagggcatgggcacccgccctctagaggacctggagttctatcccccgggcctagcattcccgttcaatggttttgtacggttaaaggaacatgcattggtccgtatggacaaggtaccgaaggaaacggtcatatttccaaaagagcaggcccaggctatctgggccagaacactatcagagtgggggtgtattaactccaagctcacccctcacaaaggttcctacactatttttacgacagcggcctccatctctttgccgctcatagacaaagtcacagagctgactatacaggccatcaaagaaggctcttccatgcctgctctcaaggagacggaccccacctctttgcttattccgggttcctcggcagcctgggatgctgcggcctctaccttcacggtggggaaactagacccggactgtgcctctactcttttctctgagaagcttccaagattaatagagagtcttctcaaaactgagttcgagacccgtactagacttgctaggtccctccaatccatcacctctatggagtccctagcatctctttacccagaggaaacactgttcagagtcgccacaaagaacca